The genomic interval GCCGCCGTCGCACTCGTGAGTGCTCGGGACGATGGCGACGGTGGTCTTGGCCGGCCAGTCGCCGACGCCGATCGTTGCGCCGTGGATCGTCGCGGCGGCGCGCCAGGAGGCCGTGGTGGCGGCGGGAACGCATGCCAGCAGGATCACCGCCAGGGCGGCGACGGCGACGCCTGCGGCTCGCGCCGGGTCCTTGAGCCGGTTCACATCGTGTCCTGTGCGGTGCCCGGCGTCGTGGGCCACCCCGGTTCCGGGGGACCGGGGTGGCCCACGACGCGCTCGCCCGTTCGGGCCTACGCCCTCTGCGTGAGGGTGACCGTGATGTCGTCGAGGACGGCAGCCGTCGGCTCGCCGACGTTCCTCGTCACTGTCACGGTGAGGGTGCCGGTCCCGTCGTGTTCGACGGTCTCCGTGTATTCGGCGTCGCCCTCGGCGCGTGTGCCGGACTCGGACTGCGCGCCGTCCCATGCCCACGACGCCTCGACGGTCAGGCTGGCGGGATCGACGTCACCGTTCACCGTCACGGCACCGACCTCAAGGTCTGCGGTGAGCCCGACGACACCCGCAGAGATCGTTGCCGTGCCGACGGCCGTCGCGCCTTCGGGCAGCGTGAATGATGCGGGAGCGCCGGAGGCGGCGATGGGCTCGGGCGCCTCGAGCGTGTCGCTCGAGAACCTCCACTCGAACCCGTCGACGGCCAGCGAGATGGTGCCCGCCGTGATGCGAGCCCCCTGGATCGTGTCGGTGGCCTTCCAGACCGCGAACGTGCCCCCGGTGCTGAGGAGCAGGACGCCCCCGAGCGCGGCGGCGATCCAGCCTTTGGTCTTGTTGTTCATGACGTGGTTCCTCTCGCACGTGTGCTGCACGCGGTGCGCAGCGGGTGCGGACACC from Xylanimonas allomyrinae carries:
- a CDS encoding SipW-dependent-type signal peptide-containing protein, which translates into the protein MNNKTKGWIAAALGGVLLLSTGGTFAVWKATDTIQGARITAGTISLAVDGFEWRFSSDTLEAPEPIAASGAPASFTLPEGATAVGTATISAGVVGLTADLEVGAVTVNGDVDPASLTVEASWAWDGAQSESGTRAEGDAEYTETVEHDGTGTLTVTVTRNVGEPTAAVLDDITVTLTQRA